One genomic segment of Catalinimonas alkaloidigena includes these proteins:
- a CDS encoding DUF937 domain-containing protein, whose product MLDQIINSLKGELSKKFTGDFGMQEDKVDDAVAIAKDDIFETVKDEIGRGNIGGLMSLFQNKEQIGSNPIVTNIIKKYAGDLGSKLGLDPNLSSTIANYAIPFILGKFINTAQEKGVDQASLMSMLGGSGDGKDIGDMLKGQFGDSLGGLFK is encoded by the coding sequence ATGCTTGATCAGATAATTAATTCATTAAAGGGTGAGCTTTCCAAAAAGTTTACCGGAGATTTTGGTATGCAAGAGGACAAAGTGGATGATGCTGTCGCAATTGCCAAAGATGATATTTTTGAAACGGTAAAAGATGAAATAGGCAGAGGGAATATTGGGGGGCTGATGAGTCTTTTTCAGAATAAAGAGCAGATTGGCAGTAATCCTATTGTTACTAATATTATCAAAAAATACGCAGGAGACTTGGGTTCTAAGCTGGGTCTGGATCCTAATCTTTCGAGTACAATCGCTAATTATGCGATTCCATTTATTTTAGGCAAATTCATCAATACAGCTCAGGAAAAAGGAGTTGATCAGGCAAGCCTCATGTCTATGCTTGGCGGAAGCGGAGATGGCAAGGATATTGGTGATATGTTGAAAGGACAATTCGGAGACTCCTTAGGGGGGCTTTTTAAATAA
- a CDS encoding ABC transporter permease, with protein sequence MNEQKPSFSWILKMAWRDSRKNRSRLLLFISSIVLGIAALVAINSFSDNLQQDIEGEAKALLGADLVVESRQPIPDSTVQFFDALDAEQSREVSFASMVLFPKNDGTRLVQVRALEGEYPYYGDIETEPLSASREFRGQLKALADNTLMLQYDAEPGDSIKVGELSFLLEGRINKVPGQPGITATVAPPVYIPMEYLEETGLLQKGSRLNYKLYLKFPDGTDVTALLDETIEPFLDKADLRFDDVEERKEEIGETYENLTGFLNLVAFVALLLGCIGVASAVHIYVREKLLSVAILRCLGGKGKYGFGIYLIQIVIMGLLGSILGAALGASIQFVLPEIFAGLLPVEVNLSISWPAIIQGVLIGLIISILFALLPLISIRKISPLRTIRASHEESEGSDPLQLIIIGLVVVFVGIFSYFQLGEWDKAALFTLGVVVAFLLLGGIAKLMMWAVKKYFPTTWHYVWRQSLSNLYRPNNQTLILIVTIGLGTALISTLFFVQNLLLEKVELTAKEDQPNMVLFDIQDDQEESLVDLTRNYDLPILQRVPIVSMRMHAIKGMTIPEIREDTSQHIRGWVLNREYRVTYRDSLTDSETITKGKWRGEVKSPQDTVWVSLEDDIAEDMKVDIGDKVTFNVQGAIIETYVGSIREVDWQRVQTNFLVVFPRGVLEQAPKFHVLITRVESNQKAATFQQAVVKSYPNVSVIDLQLILKTIDEIVSKVSFVIRFMAFFSIITGIIVLIGSVIISKFQRIQESVLLRTIGASRRQILNINALEYFFLGSLATFTGVIIALIASWVLAQFSFETPFSPTILPVVLTYFIITSLTVLIGLSNSREIVNNPPLEVLRKEV encoded by the coding sequence ATGAACGAGCAAAAGCCCAGTTTTTCCTGGATATTAAAAATGGCATGGCGGGATAGCCGTAAAAACCGTTCAAGACTACTGCTATTCATCAGTAGTATTGTGTTGGGGATTGCGGCATTGGTAGCCATCAACTCTTTCAGCGATAACCTGCAACAGGATATTGAGGGAGAAGCTAAAGCCCTGCTGGGTGCAGATCTGGTGGTGGAAAGCCGCCAGCCTATCCCTGACTCTACAGTTCAGTTTTTTGATGCATTGGATGCGGAACAGTCTCGCGAAGTTAGTTTTGCTTCTATGGTACTTTTTCCCAAAAATGATGGTACCCGCTTAGTGCAGGTAAGGGCTTTGGAAGGTGAGTATCCGTACTACGGAGATATAGAAACTGAACCACTCTCTGCCAGCAGGGAGTTTCGCGGTCAACTGAAGGCCCTGGCAGACAATACTTTGATGCTACAGTACGATGCTGAGCCAGGCGATTCTATCAAAGTAGGAGAGCTTTCTTTTTTGTTGGAGGGAAGAATCAATAAGGTACCTGGGCAGCCGGGAATTACTGCTACTGTGGCGCCTCCGGTTTACATTCCAATGGAATACCTGGAAGAAACAGGTTTGTTGCAGAAAGGCAGTAGGCTCAATTATAAATTATATCTAAAATTTCCTGATGGTACAGATGTTACGGCTTTGCTGGATGAAACAATTGAGCCATTTCTGGATAAAGCGGATCTCAGATTTGATGATGTAGAAGAGCGTAAGGAGGAGATAGGAGAGACTTATGAAAACTTGACCGGATTTCTCAACCTGGTAGCTTTTGTCGCACTTTTACTGGGCTGTATAGGGGTTGCCAGTGCTGTACACATTTATGTGCGTGAGAAGCTGCTTTCCGTGGCTATTCTGAGATGCCTGGGAGGTAAAGGGAAGTATGGGTTCGGGATTTACCTTATTCAAATCGTTATCATGGGGCTGTTGGGCTCTATACTCGGAGCAGCCTTGGGAGCAAGCATCCAATTTGTATTGCCTGAGATATTTGCAGGGCTATTGCCAGTAGAAGTGAATCTTTCCATTTCCTGGCCAGCTATCATCCAGGGTGTACTTATCGGTTTGATCATTTCCATTCTCTTTGCGCTTTTACCCCTCATTTCTATACGAAAAATTTCTCCATTACGTACCATCCGGGCATCTCATGAGGAAAGTGAGGGGAGTGACCCATTACAATTAATCATCATCGGGCTAGTAGTGGTATTCGTAGGAATTTTCTCCTATTTCCAGTTAGGAGAATGGGATAAGGCCGCACTGTTTACCTTGGGAGTTGTCGTTGCCTTTTTGCTCCTGGGAGGTATCGCTAAGCTGATGATGTGGGCAGTGAAAAAATATTTTCCTACCACCTGGCACTATGTATGGCGGCAAAGTCTTTCAAACCTTTATCGTCCAAATAATCAGACCCTGATTTTGATTGTCACGATCGGTTTAGGAACGGCGCTGATCAGTACGCTATTCTTCGTACAGAACCTGTTATTAGAAAAAGTTGAGCTGACTGCTAAAGAAGATCAACCAAACATGGTACTTTTTGATATACAGGACGATCAGGAAGAATCTCTGGTAGACCTTACCCGCAATTATGATCTACCGATATTACAGCGAGTGCCGATTGTTTCTATGCGTATGCATGCCATCAAAGGTATGACAATACCTGAAATCCGAGAAGATACTTCGCAGCACATCAGGGGCTGGGTTTTGAACCGTGAGTACAGAGTCACATACCGAGATAGTCTTACTGACTCAGAAACTATCACGAAAGGAAAATGGAGAGGTGAAGTAAAGTCTCCTCAAGATACGGTATGGGTTTCTCTGGAAGATGACATCGCTGAAGATATGAAAGTGGACATAGGAGATAAGGTGACATTCAATGTGCAGGGCGCAATTATTGAAACCTACGTGGGAAGTATCCGGGAAGTAGACTGGCAGCGGGTACAGACCAATTTTCTGGTTGTGTTTCCCCGGGGTGTTTTGGAACAAGCGCCTAAATTTCATGTATTGATTACCCGGGTAGAGTCTAATCAAAAGGCAGCCACTTTCCAGCAGGCAGTGGTCAAGTCGTATCCCAATGTTTCTGTTATAGACCTGCAATTGATCTTAAAGACAATTGATGAGATTGTAAGTAAAGTCTCGTTCGTAATTCGGTTTATGGCCTTTTTCAGTATCATTACAGGGATTATCGTGCTGATAGGTTCAGTGATCATCAGCAAGTTCCAGCGCATACAGGAAAGTGTACTGCTCAGAACGATTGGTGCGAGTCGCAGACAGATTTTGAATATTAATGCACTGGAATATTTTTTCCTGGGTAGTCTGGCTACATTTACCGGGGTGATCATCGCCCTGATTGCCAGTTGGGTGCTGGCACAATTCAGCTTTGAAACCCCCTTTTCACCTACTATACTTCCAGTAGTACTTACTTATTTTATTATCACGAGCTTAACCGTGCTGATTGGACTTTCCAACAGCAGAGAGATTGTCAATAATCCTCCCCTGGAAGTGTTGAGGAAAGAAGTATAA
- a CDS encoding Gfo/Idh/MocA family protein translates to MKNHKISRRNFNKTLTAGIGGLGLTPQTTFASSFRKVNQDRKLGVALVGLGNYSTGQLAPALQETKNCYLSGVVTGTPAKEKVWAEKYNLPEKNIYNYENFDNIADNEDIDIIYVVLPNAMHAEYTVRAAQAGKHVICEKPMAITSEECQQMINACERANVKLSIGYRLHFEPHNQEIMRLGQNNVMGNIMFIDCGAGYLMGDNWDQWRLKKELAGTGALGNMGVYAIQGVIYTVGENPLYVRAQEFKTKPEKFKEVDETVTFQFEFPGGTVANLQTSHNARTNRLYASCESGWFELDPFSPYGGIKGSSSNGPIVYPQVNQQALQMDDFADCILNDRKTPVPGEMGKRDVQIIEAILESIDTGEKVMLSDLAF, encoded by the coding sequence ATGAAAAACCACAAGATCAGCCGACGTAATTTTAATAAAACACTAACCGCCGGTATTGGAGGTCTTGGCCTCACTCCTCAAACAACTTTCGCTTCATCTTTCCGGAAGGTTAATCAAGATAGAAAATTGGGGGTAGCCTTAGTAGGATTAGGAAATTACAGTACAGGACAGTTAGCTCCTGCACTACAGGAAACCAAGAATTGCTATTTGTCCGGAGTTGTGACGGGTACGCCCGCCAAAGAAAAAGTTTGGGCAGAAAAGTACAACCTACCTGAGAAAAATATCTACAACTATGAAAACTTTGACAACATAGCAGACAATGAAGATATAGATATAATATATGTGGTGCTGCCCAATGCCATGCATGCCGAATATACCGTTCGTGCTGCCCAGGCAGGTAAACATGTCATTTGTGAAAAGCCTATGGCTATCACCTCAGAAGAATGCCAGCAAATGATAAATGCCTGTGAGAGAGCCAATGTAAAATTATCTATTGGTTACCGACTACATTTTGAACCTCATAATCAGGAAATCATGCGCCTGGGCCAGAATAATGTAATGGGAAATATTATGTTTATTGACTGCGGCGCAGGCTACCTGATGGGAGATAACTGGGACCAGTGGAGACTTAAGAAAGAACTTGCCGGAACTGGTGCACTTGGTAATATGGGAGTGTATGCCATACAGGGAGTAATCTATACGGTAGGTGAGAATCCTCTTTACGTACGAGCCCAGGAGTTCAAAACTAAACCAGAGAAATTCAAAGAAGTCGACGAAACCGTTACTTTTCAGTTTGAGTTTCCCGGTGGAACAGTGGCCAACTTACAAACAAGTCATAATGCACGTACAAACAGACTGTATGCTTCCTGTGAAAGCGGATGGTTTGAACTTGATCCGTTTTCACCCTACGGCGGTATAAAAGGTAGTAGTAGTAATGGTCCTATAGTGTATCCTCAGGTTAATCAGCAGGCTTTGCAAATGGATGATTTTGCTGATTGTATTCTCAATGACAGAAAAACACCTGTGCCAGGTGAAATGGGAAAGCGTGACGTGCAGATTATTGAGGCAATTCTGGAATCTATAGATACTGGTGAAAAAGTTATGCTGAGTGACCTAGCGTTCTGA
- a CDS encoding ABC transporter ATP-binding protein, with the protein MSSILKVKNLSKTYRSGDHQLTVLDQVNLEIKKGDTCAIVGPSGSGKTTLLGLCAGLDRASSGSVILNEITLDKLNEDQRAEVRGKYVGFIFQNFNLMPTLTALENVMVPLELRGEKNAGKIAIDLLDKVGLAARKDHFPTQLSGGEQQRVSIARAFSNSPAILFADEPTGNLDEETGQHIEQLIFELNRDAGTTLVLVTHDMSLARKTQQIVSIKGGKIVENSLHAQPQEIDQLKEK; encoded by the coding sequence ATGTCATCAATTCTGAAAGTAAAAAACCTTAGCAAGACCTACCGCAGTGGTGATCATCAACTGACTGTATTGGATCAAGTCAATCTGGAAATTAAAAAGGGTGATACCTGCGCTATCGTAGGGCCTTCCGGTAGTGGAAAGACCACACTATTAGGCCTATGTGCCGGCCTGGACCGTGCCAGCTCAGGCTCTGTCATTCTTAATGAAATAACATTAGATAAGCTCAATGAAGATCAGCGAGCAGAAGTAAGAGGAAAATATGTAGGCTTTATCTTTCAGAATTTTAACCTGATGCCTACCCTTACGGCTCTGGAAAATGTAATGGTTCCTCTGGAGCTTCGCGGTGAAAAAAACGCAGGTAAAATCGCGATTGACTTATTAGACAAAGTAGGACTTGCTGCCCGAAAAGATCATTTTCCAACACAACTTTCCGGGGGAGAGCAGCAGCGTGTTTCTATTGCCAGGGCTTTCTCCAACAGCCCGGCTATCCTATTTGCTGATGAACCTACCGGTAACCTGGATGAAGAGACCGGCCAGCATATAGAGCAACTGATATTTGAACTGAATCGGGATGCGGGCACCACACTAGTGCTGGTAACTCATGATATGAGCCTTGCCCGTAAAACGCAGCAGATTGTGAGTATTAAAGGGGGCAAGATAGTAGAGAATAGTCTGCACGCCCAGCCGCAGGAAATAGATCAGTTGAAAGAAAAATAG
- a CDS encoding YwqG family protein, translating into MMSSKLQIPALLEPFRKQIESSVKPFVRIFAKPDNDLELTQSKFGGFPYLPQGYEYPNGDNGQPLFMLAQINFEEVPHLAGFPKKGILQFYVGDDNMYGLDMDDPFDQANYKIIYFEDVDADNAQEDFDFPDFDNVPVLESHTLRFEIQYSPVSPTDRAFDEYFGTPAFDFFDRFGNDKVEVRRAYARLAQGNGHKLGGYAHFTQEDPRLVQEFEEAMLLLQIDSDHNSILWGDEGIGNFFIHPEDLQDLEFSEVLYNWDSP; encoded by the coding sequence ATGATGTCTTCTAAGTTACAAATTCCTGCTTTGCTGGAGCCTTTTCGCAAGCAAATTGAATCTTCGGTAAAACCTTTTGTCAGAATTTTTGCCAAGCCTGATAATGATCTTGAACTGACGCAGAGTAAGTTTGGCGGGTTCCCTTATCTTCCTCAGGGCTATGAATACCCCAATGGAGATAATGGGCAGCCATTGTTTATGCTTGCTCAGATCAATTTTGAAGAAGTTCCGCATCTGGCAGGCTTTCCTAAGAAAGGAATCCTTCAATTTTATGTTGGAGATGATAATATGTACGGACTGGATATGGATGATCCTTTTGATCAGGCCAACTACAAAATAATTTATTTTGAGGATGTAGATGCTGATAATGCCCAGGAAGATTTTGATTTTCCTGATTTTGATAATGTGCCGGTCCTGGAAAGTCATACACTGCGTTTTGAGATTCAATATTCGCCAGTCTCTCCAACAGACAGAGCATTCGATGAATACTTTGGTACTCCTGCTTTTGACTTTTTTGACCGCTTCGGCAATGACAAAGTTGAAGTACGCAGAGCATATGCCCGATTGGCTCAAGGGAATGGACATAAACTGGGTGGATATGCACACTTCACTCAGGAAGACCCCAGATTGGTTCAGGAGTTTGAAGAGGCCATGCTATTACTTCAGATAGATTCAGACCATAACAGCATATTGTGGGGTGACGAAGGAATTGGTAATTTCTTCATACACCCCGAAGATCTGCAGGACCTGGAATTTTCCGAAGTATTGTATAACTGGGATAGTCCTTAA
- a CDS encoding S9 family peptidase, with translation MTQIRKIPVREFFRNPEKSGFDLSPDGEYISFLAPYKDRMNIHVQKIGEDNVTRITSVTERDIAGYFWADDNRIVYLRDNGGDENYYLTAIDKDGNNEKVLTQFDNVRTQLIDDLEDFPNEVIIGLNKRKPEVFDAYRLNLASGEMDMIAENPGNIVGWLTDHNGALRVAMTSDGVNTTLLHRETEEQEFKPLLTTNFKESASPLFFTFDNRNLFATSNLGRDKSAIVILDTTSGKEVEKIFEHPEVDVSSLSYSKKRKVLTGIAYTTWKTERTYLDDEAKKRYTWLKEKLGEVEIAITSHNKNEDKFIVRTYSDRTLGSYYFYDQSARTLEKLIEVSPWLKADEMAEMKPITYRSRDGLTIHGYLSLPLERGSGKLPLIVNPHGGPWVRDSWGFNPEVQFLANRGYAVLQMNYRGSTGYGRAFWEASFKQWGLKMQDDISDGVKYLIDEGIADPKKVAIYGGSYGGYATLAGLTFTPELYACGVDYVGVSNLFTFMQTIPPYWKPMLEMMYEMVGHPEEMKEQFEQTSPALQAHKIKAPLLIAQGAKDPRVNKAESDQIVQALKESGIDVDYLVKENEGHGFHNEENRFEFYEEMEKFLAKHLA, from the coding sequence ATGACCCAAATAAGAAAAATACCAGTAAGAGAATTTTTTAGAAATCCCGAAAAGTCCGGTTTTGACTTGTCGCCTGATGGGGAATATATCTCCTTTCTGGCTCCCTATAAGGACAGGATGAACATCCATGTACAGAAGATAGGCGAAGACAATGTAACACGGATCACAAGTGTAACCGAAAGAGACATCGCTGGCTATTTCTGGGCAGATGATAATCGTATTGTATACCTGAGAGACAATGGTGGAGATGAAAACTACTACCTTACTGCCATTGACAAAGACGGCAATAATGAAAAGGTGCTTACACAGTTTGACAATGTACGTACTCAGCTGATTGATGATCTGGAAGATTTTCCTAACGAAGTCATTATTGGATTGAACAAACGTAAGCCTGAAGTTTTTGATGCCTATCGGCTGAACCTTGCCAGTGGTGAGATGGATATGATTGCAGAAAACCCCGGTAATATCGTAGGCTGGCTTACTGACCATAATGGTGCCTTGAGAGTAGCTATGACATCGGACGGCGTCAATACCACATTGCTACACCGTGAAACAGAGGAACAGGAATTTAAGCCCCTGCTCACTACCAATTTTAAGGAAAGCGCCTCTCCCCTTTTCTTCACTTTTGATAACAGAAACCTCTTTGCTACTTCTAACCTGGGAAGAGACAAATCCGCTATTGTCATACTGGATACTACGAGCGGAAAGGAAGTAGAAAAAATATTTGAGCATCCGGAAGTAGATGTAAGCAGCCTGAGCTACTCCAAAAAGCGAAAAGTCCTGACCGGTATTGCTTATACTACCTGGAAAACCGAAAGAACCTATCTGGATGATGAAGCAAAAAAACGCTACACATGGCTAAAAGAAAAACTAGGTGAAGTTGAAATCGCCATTACCAGTCACAATAAAAATGAAGACAAATTTATCGTACGCACCTATAGCGACCGCACTTTGGGGAGCTATTACTTCTACGATCAGTCTGCCCGGACATTAGAAAAGCTGATAGAGGTAAGTCCGTGGCTTAAAGCAGATGAAATGGCTGAAATGAAACCTATTACTTATCGGTCCAGAGATGGCCTTACCATCCATGGATACCTTAGCTTGCCTCTGGAAAGAGGCTCAGGCAAACTTCCGCTAATAGTCAATCCCCACGGCGGGCCCTGGGTTCGTGACAGTTGGGGCTTCAATCCTGAGGTACAGTTTCTGGCTAACCGGGGTTATGCAGTACTGCAAATGAATTACCGCGGTTCTACCGGCTACGGCAGGGCTTTCTGGGAAGCTTCTTTCAAGCAGTGGGGACTCAAAATGCAGGATGACATCAGTGATGGTGTAAAATACCTGATTGATGAAGGTATCGCTGACCCTAAGAAAGTAGCCATTTACGGAGGAAGTTATGGAGGCTATGCTACCCTGGCCGGTTTGACTTTCACACCAGAGCTGTATGCATGTGGTGTTGATTATGTAGGGGTGTCCAATCTTTTCACTTTTATGCAAACCATCCCTCCTTACTGGAAACCTATGCTGGAGATGATGTATGAAATGGTAGGCCATCCGGAAGAAATGAAAGAGCAGTTTGAGCAAACCTCACCTGCCCTGCAAGCGCACAAAATAAAAGCGCCCCTGCTTATTGCTCAGGGCGCTAAAGATCCACGTGTCAACAAAGCTGAATCTGACCAGATCGTACAAGCCCTCAAAGAGAGCGGCATAGATGTAGACTACCTGGTCAAAGAAAATGAAGGACACGGTTTTCATAATGAAGAAAACCGCTTTGAGTTTTATGAAGAAATGGAAAAGTTTCTAGCCAAACACCTGGCTTAA
- a CDS encoding arylesterase — translation MMTKSLRYYCIPRNFSTLLLSTAISLMLFSCGQKQEQSTADSTTDTENTAQENVENTTKSEDKKVILFFGNSLTAGYGLEPEQAFPALIQKKLDSLNLDYQVVNAGLSGETTASGDSRLEWVLERQDIDIFVLELGANDGLRGIPTEETNRNLRSMIAKVKEANADAKIILAGMMVPPNMGPEYSNRFQKLYPAIAEEENVMLIPFLLQNVAGETELNQGDGIHPTAEGQEIVANNVWQVMKDAIEEIPNS, via the coding sequence ATGATGACAAAAAGCTTGAGATATTATTGTATACCCAGGAATTTCAGCACCCTCTTATTGAGTACGGCCATTTCCCTCATGCTGTTTTCCTGTGGACAGAAACAGGAACAAAGTACGGCAGATTCAACCACAGATACTGAGAATACAGCCCAGGAAAATGTTGAAAATACAACAAAAAGCGAGGATAAGAAAGTTATTCTGTTTTTTGGAAACAGTCTGACTGCTGGTTATGGTCTGGAACCCGAGCAGGCATTTCCTGCTCTAATTCAGAAAAAACTGGATTCATTGAATCTGGACTATCAGGTAGTGAATGCAGGCCTGAGTGGAGAAACAACGGCCAGCGGAGATTCTCGCCTGGAATGGGTGCTTGAGCGGCAGGATATAGACATTTTTGTGCTGGAGCTGGGTGCCAATGATGGCCTGAGAGGTATTCCTACTGAAGAAACCAACCGTAACTTACGCTCAATGATTGCCAAAGTAAAAGAGGCAAATGCTGATGCCAAAATCATACTGGCAGGCATGATGGTGCCTCCGAATATGGGACCTGAATACTCCAATCGTTTTCAGAAACTTTATCCCGCAATCGCTGAAGAAGAAAATGTGATGCTAATTCCATTTCTGTTGCAGAATGTCGCGGGAGAAACTGAGTTAAATCAGGGTGATGGCATCCACCCTACTGCCGAAGGCCAAGAAATTGTTGCCAACAACGTTTGGCAGGTAATGAAAGATGCTATTGAAGAAATTCCTAATTCTTAA
- a CDS encoding amidohydrolase family protein encodes MTPRPVLSLLFLFYSAVLLAQDEVPRAPERTEGEGPFKQLIIRGATLINGAGSPPIGPVDVVVENNRITAIRTVGYPGVKINKDKRPEAIEGSKEIDANGMYLLPGFIDMHGHIGGSGQGTPAEYVFKLWMAHGITTIRDPSCGNGLEWVLDQKAKSNSNQITAPRIEAYSYFGQGLENGVNSPEEARAWVQSIAEEGADGIKFFGARPNIMEAALDEAKKYQLRSACHHAQLNVAWLNVLHSARMGLTSMEHWYGLPEALFTDRTIQDYPADYNYQNEQDRFGEAGKLWEQAAEPYSQKWNAVMDELIALDFTLDPTFNIYEANRDLMRARTAEWHQDYTLPSLWSFFEPSRISHGSHWHDWGTEQEVNWKKNYQLWMTFVNEYKNRGGRVTTGSDSGFIYQTYGFAYIRELELLRETGFHPLEVIRAATLKGAEALGRADEIGSLEVGKLADMILVEENPLANLKVLYGTGAVKLNDNNEVERVGGVKYTIKDGVVYDAKQLLADVKAIVDEAKEKEGINELAQPGAGE; translated from the coding sequence ATGACACCCAGACCAGTTCTATCCCTTTTGTTTCTGTTTTATTCTGCTGTATTACTGGCACAAGATGAAGTCCCAAGGGCCCCAGAAAGAACTGAGGGAGAGGGTCCTTTTAAGCAATTAATTATTCGCGGCGCTACATTAATCAATGGTGCTGGCTCTCCTCCCATAGGACCAGTAGATGTAGTGGTTGAAAATAATCGTATCACTGCGATCAGAACTGTGGGCTACCCCGGAGTAAAGATAAATAAAGACAAGCGACCTGAAGCGATTGAAGGATCAAAGGAGATAGATGCCAATGGCATGTACTTACTTCCTGGATTTATTGATATGCATGGTCACATCGGTGGTTCCGGGCAAGGTACGCCTGCCGAATATGTATTTAAGCTGTGGATGGCCCACGGCATTACCACCATTCGTGATCCTTCATGCGGTAATGGTCTGGAGTGGGTACTAGATCAGAAAGCGAAAAGCAATAGTAATCAGATCACCGCACCCCGAATAGAAGCTTATTCTTACTTTGGACAAGGACTGGAAAATGGTGTAAATTCACCGGAAGAAGCTCGTGCTTGGGTACAATCCATCGCTGAAGAAGGCGCTGATGGCATCAAGTTTTTCGGTGCCCGCCCCAATATTATGGAAGCAGCTTTGGATGAAGCCAAAAAGTATCAGCTAAGGTCTGCCTGTCACCATGCTCAACTCAACGTAGCCTGGCTTAATGTGCTCCATTCCGCACGTATGGGGCTGACAAGTATGGAGCATTGGTATGGGCTGCCGGAAGCCTTATTTACGGATAGAACCATACAGGATTACCCGGCAGATTATAATTACCAGAATGAGCAAGATCGTTTTGGAGAAGCCGGTAAGCTTTGGGAGCAGGCCGCTGAACCTTATTCTCAAAAATGGAATGCTGTCATGGATGAACTCATTGCTCTGGACTTTACCCTTGATCCTACATTTAATATTTACGAAGCCAACCGTGACCTCATGCGTGCCCGTACAGCGGAGTGGCATCAGGATTATACTCTTCCCTCACTCTGGAGTTTCTTTGAACCCAGCCGAATTTCACATGGATCACATTGGCATGACTGGGGCACTGAACAGGAAGTGAACTGGAAAAAAAACTATCAGTTGTGGATGACTTTTGTCAACGAATACAAAAATCGTGGAGGAAGAGTAACCACTGGTTCCGACTCGGGCTTTATCTACCAGACTTATGGATTCGCTTACATCCGGGAGCTTGAATTGCTTAGAGAGACAGGGTTTCATCCGCTGGAAGTGATCAGGGCAGCAACGCTCAAAGGAGCAGAAGCTTTGGGTAGAGCAGATGAGATTGGCTCCCTTGAGGTGGGCAAGCTTGCTGATATGATATTAGTAGAAGAAAACCCATTGGCCAATCTGAAAGTGCTGTATGGAACAGGCGCAGTCAAACTGAATGACAACAATGAAGTAGAACGCGTAGGAGGTGTAAAATATACCATTAAAGATGGCGTGGTGTATGATGCCAAGCAACTACTCGCTGATGTAAAAGCCATTGTGGATGAGGCCAAGGAGAAAGAAGGAATCAATGAACTTGCCCAACCTGGAGCAGGAGAATAA